One Methylomonas sp. LL1 DNA window includes the following coding sequences:
- a CDS encoding sulfurtransferase has translation MAHTTLISAATLADNLEKTDWVIFDCRFSLADGKAGAKAYRQGHIPGARYADLNNDLSSPVKSYTGRHPLPDFAQLAQKLGTWGVGNRTQVVAYDDAGGAFAGRLWWLLRCMGHEQVAVLDGGIRHWQTQGLPLTTVLPRISPSQFRGYLDHKQWLKAAEVENALAVGGITLIDARTPERFAGLQEPIDPVAGHVPKALNRPFQLNLDNTGLFLPASELKQQFQTLIGPRPPEQVVHMCGSGVTACHNLLAMELAGLSGSKLYAGSWSEWIVDKNRAVAQTHCR, from the coding sequence ATGGCCCATACCACACTCATTTCCGCAGCCACATTGGCGGATAACCTGGAAAAAACCGACTGGGTGATTTTCGACTGCCGCTTCTCGCTGGCCGACGGCAAGGCCGGAGCCAAGGCATATCGCCAAGGCCACATTCCCGGCGCCCGTTATGCGGATTTAAACAACGATTTGTCGTCGCCGGTTAAAAGCTATACCGGCCGCCATCCGCTACCGGACTTTGCGCAGTTGGCCCAAAAGTTGGGGACTTGGGGAGTCGGCAACCGTACTCAGGTCGTGGCCTACGATGATGCCGGCGGCGCCTTTGCCGGCCGGCTATGGTGGTTGCTACGCTGCATGGGCCATGAACAGGTGGCGGTACTGGACGGTGGCATTCGGCATTGGCAAACACAAGGCTTACCTCTGACCACCGTATTGCCGAGAATAAGCCCCAGTCAGTTCCGCGGTTATCTGGACCACAAGCAATGGCTGAAGGCGGCGGAAGTCGAAAACGCCCTGGCCGTTGGCGGCATTACCTTGATCGACGCCCGCACTCCGGAACGCTTTGCCGGATTGCAGGAGCCGATCGATCCGGTTGCCGGCCATGTGCCCAAGGCCCTGAACCGGCCTTTTCAATTGAACCTCGATAATACTGGCTTGTTTCTGCCGGCTAGCGAGCTAAAACAACAGTTCCAGACTTTGATCGGACCCCGCCCTCCAGAGCAAGTCGTACACATGTGTGGTTCCGGCGTCACCGCCTGTCATAACCTGTTGGCGATGGAGCTTGCGGGATTGAGCGGTTCGAAATTATATGCCGGCTCCTGGAGCGAATGGATAGTCGACAAAAATCGCGCGGTGGCTCAAACGCATTGCCGGTAG
- the hemB gene encoding porphobilinogen synthase, protein MEKMSPPKDFFPATRLRRMRYQAFSRRLMREHHLSVDDLICPLFVIEGNNRQEQVASMPGVSRLSLDLLLKEAESLLNLGIPAVALFPVIDPNQKSLDASEAFNPGGLAQRSVRALKTAFPELGVITDVALDPFTSHGQDGLIDDRGYVVNDPTVEVLCKQALSHAEAGADIVAPSDMMDGRIGAIRQTLENHGHVNTRILAYSAKYASGFYGPFRDAVGSAGNLGGGNKYSYQMDPANSDEALREIALDLQEGADMIMVKPGMPYLDIIRRAKDQFGVPTFAYQVSGEYAMLKAAAQNGWLDEKQVVMESLLSFKRAGCDAILTYFAKSAAQWLIDHHH, encoded by the coding sequence ATGGAAAAGATGTCACCCCCTAAAGACTTTTTCCCCGCTACTCGCTTGCGCAGAATGCGCTATCAGGCATTCTCGCGCCGCCTAATGCGAGAACATCATTTATCGGTCGACGATTTGATTTGCCCTTTGTTTGTAATTGAAGGCAATAACCGACAAGAACAGGTTGCCTCCATGCCGGGCGTCAGCAGACTATCGCTGGACCTATTACTCAAGGAAGCCGAATCCTTGCTCAATCTTGGCATACCGGCGGTTGCGTTGTTTCCGGTCATCGATCCCAACCAAAAATCACTGGACGCCAGTGAAGCCTTCAATCCCGGAGGATTGGCGCAGCGTAGCGTCAGGGCACTGAAAACCGCGTTTCCAGAATTGGGCGTCATTACCGATGTTGCGTTGGACCCTTTCACCTCGCATGGTCAAGACGGCCTGATCGACGATCGTGGTTATGTCGTCAACGACCCAACCGTCGAAGTGCTTTGCAAACAAGCCCTATCTCACGCCGAAGCCGGCGCCGACATCGTCGCCCCCTCGGACATGATGGACGGCCGTATCGGCGCCATCCGTCAGACCCTGGAAAACCATGGCCACGTCAACACCCGAATACTGGCCTATTCCGCCAAATATGCCTCCGGCTTCTACGGCCCTTTCCGCGACGCGGTTGGTTCCGCCGGCAATCTCGGTGGCGGCAACAAATACAGTTATCAAATGGATCCGGCCAATTCCGACGAAGCCCTGCGGGAAATTGCTCTGGATTTACAAGAAGGCGCGGATATGATCATGGTCAAACCCGGCATGCCTTATCTCGACATCATCCGCCGCGCCAAGGATCAATTTGGAGTACCGACTTTCGCTTATCAGGTCAGTGGCGAATACGCTATGTTAAAAGCCGCCGCGCAAAATGGCTGGCTGGATGAAAAACAAGTCGTCATGGAATCACTGTTGTCGTTCAAACGCGCCGGTTGCGATGCCATTCTGACTTATTTCGCCAAATCCGCCGCCCAATGGCTGATTGATCACCACCACTAA
- a CDS encoding HDOD domain-containing protein, which translates to MDFLQKLIPVGDLPITELQTLPVTQRHFKPGQLIFNRGESADSLIYLHSGQVFLEAADGNGYSVDDTTFKACYPLSTHTEHHFSAIAQSAASIIYLPLSALQRGAKAAFINNPLINPQDIPPDLVNSDFFHGFCTAFRQDNLRVPSLPDVAIRLRSALQKEISVADAVKIINLDPVISSKLIQVANSPLYRTVNPAAKSHDAINRLGLKTTQNLVTSISLHNLFRSGNKHLNQRVQQLWKQSIQIASLSYTLASLTHKINPDEALLAGLIHNIGALPIITHAETLKDGQYTDLELDRTIAVLQGLVGVFILNKWHFPEHLLQIPTQTGNWYHDEKPALQMSDIVLLARFHAQLGGGQSHNLPPLNTLPAFLKLGESRLTPDMSLQALHEAKQQITEAMGFFRA; encoded by the coding sequence TTGGATTTTTTACAAAAACTGATTCCGGTGGGGGATTTACCTATCACCGAACTGCAAACGCTGCCTGTCACCCAGCGCCATTTCAAGCCCGGACAACTCATATTCAATCGCGGCGAAAGCGCGGACAGCTTGATATACCTACATTCCGGCCAGGTATTTCTGGAAGCCGCCGACGGCAACGGCTACAGTGTCGACGACACCACCTTTAAAGCCTGTTACCCTTTATCCACCCACACCGAACATCATTTCAGCGCGATAGCCCAATCGGCGGCCAGTATCATCTACCTGCCGCTATCGGCCTTGCAACGTGGCGCCAAGGCGGCTTTTATCAATAATCCGCTGATCAATCCGCAAGACATTCCGCCGGATTTGGTCAACAGCGACTTTTTTCATGGCTTTTGCACCGCGTTTCGACAGGATAATCTGCGAGTCCCCAGCTTACCGGATGTCGCCATAAGACTAAGAAGCGCCCTGCAAAAAGAAATCAGCGTCGCCGACGCGGTAAAAATCATCAATCTGGACCCGGTGATCTCCTCGAAACTGATTCAAGTCGCCAATAGCCCGTTGTACAGGACGGTAAACCCCGCCGCCAAAAGCCACGATGCCATTAATCGCCTAGGATTGAAAACCACGCAGAACTTGGTCACCAGTATCAGTCTGCACAACTTGTTCCGTAGCGGCAATAAGCATCTAAACCAGCGCGTGCAACAACTGTGGAAGCAAAGCATACAAATCGCCAGCCTCAGTTACACATTGGCCAGCCTGACGCATAAAATCAATCCCGACGAAGCCCTGCTGGCCGGGCTGATTCATAATATCGGCGCATTGCCCATCATCACCCATGCCGAAACCCTGAAAGACGGCCAATACACTGACCTGGAACTGGATCGGACCATTGCGGTTTTACAAGGCTTGGTCGGAGTATTCATATTGAATAAGTGGCATTTTCCCGAACACTTGTTGCAAATCCCCACTCAAACCGGCAATTGGTATCACGACGAAAAGCCGGCGCTACAAATGAGTGATATAGTGTTGTTGGCCCGTTTTCACGCCCAGCTCGGCGGCGGCCAAAGCCACAATCTGCCGCCGCTCAATACCTTGCCGGCATTTCTAAAGCTTGGAGAAAGCAGACTGACGCCAGACATGTCGCTGCAGGCATTACATGAGGCTAAACAACAAATTACCGAAGCCATGGGTTTTTTCAGGGCCTAA
- a CDS encoding HDOD domain-containing protein, translating to MASIKGFFDKLSSSEPRFGEKISPEVLAQLFPIRNLSEEIRQSFAMENHVELIAAGTTLFKIDTPSDCAIYLISGSINVTDQNGRSYTVEAGSAQAKFPICCCTKHPTTAVALSDIGILRVSLNIMSVSNRFQHKALEIPEKLRDNQVLALFADHYQNHELEIPSLPKVAMRLHQAIQQDVNLEDAVKIIQLDPVISAKLIEVANCPLYLTVVPTRNCLDAVNRIGLNATRSLVIALSIKQIFTSNSQVIKERLEKLWRQSLYLSALCHVLAASSKQANPEDALLAGLVCDIGAIPFLSFVSNLPKEFIIEEEIKQAMPVVVGAVSATVLNEWKFADEFIHVALNSRNWYQNNSETLSLTDIVVLSRLHALIGKKSTNELPSITAIPAAGKLKNIALSPENTLSILHDAKAKIHAALTLFAG from the coding sequence ATGGCTTCAATCAAAGGTTTTTTTGACAAACTCTCTTCATCCGAGCCTCGTTTCGGTGAAAAGATTTCGCCCGAAGTACTTGCACAGCTTTTTCCGATTCGAAATCTTAGCGAAGAAATCCGTCAAAGCTTTGCGATGGAAAATCACGTTGAGCTGATCGCCGCCGGCACCACCTTGTTCAAGATCGACACCCCGTCCGATTGCGCGATTTACCTGATTAGCGGCAGCATCAACGTTACCGATCAGAACGGCCGCAGTTATACGGTTGAAGCCGGTAGCGCCCAGGCCAAATTCCCGATTTGTTGCTGCACCAAACATCCCACCACGGCGGTTGCACTATCCGATATCGGCATACTGCGGGTATCGCTAAATATCATGTCCGTCAGCAACCGTTTCCAGCATAAAGCATTGGAAATACCGGAGAAACTACGCGACAACCAAGTCTTGGCATTATTCGCCGACCACTATCAAAACCATGAACTGGAAATACCCTCGCTACCCAAGGTAGCGATGCGTTTACACCAGGCAATCCAACAAGATGTCAACCTGGAAGATGCGGTAAAAATCATTCAACTCGATCCGGTCATTTCCGCCAAGCTGATCGAAGTAGCCAATTGCCCGCTTTACCTGACCGTGGTCCCGACCCGAAACTGCCTGGACGCCGTCAACCGCATCGGCCTTAACGCTACTCGCAGTTTGGTCATAGCGCTCAGCATCAAACAGATTTTCACCAGCAACTCCCAAGTCATCAAAGAGCGCCTGGAAAAACTGTGGCGACAAAGCCTGTATCTGTCGGCCTTATGTCATGTTTTGGCCGCATCCAGCAAGCAGGCCAATCCCGAAGACGCGCTATTGGCGGGCCTAGTCTGCGACATCGGCGCAATACCCTTCCTCAGTTTTGTCTCCAACCTACCCAAGGAATTCATCATTGAAGAGGAAATTAAGCAGGCCATGCCGGTTGTGGTTGGCGCGGTGAGCGCCACCGTGCTGAATGAGTGGAAGTTCGCCGATGAATTCATCCACGTAGCCTTGAACTCCAGAAACTGGTATCAAAACAACAGCGAAACACTGTCGTTGACCGACATCGTCGTACTATCGCGTTTACATGCCCTGATCGGCAAAAAATCCACCAACGAATTGCCGTCCATCACCGCCATCCCGGCCGCCGGCAAGTTGAAAAACATCGCTCTCTCGCCTGAAAATACCTTGTCCATACTGCATGATGCCAAGGCTAAAATTCATGCCGCATTGACTTTATTTGCCGGCTAA
- the aroE gene encoding shikimate dehydrogenase, protein MKVDAYAVFGQPITHSKSPRIHQLFAEQTGQTLSYIAQEVSADAFNSAADKFFSQGGKGLNCTVPLKELAWRYADNLTERARLSKAVNTLVLQDDGGILGENTDGTGLVTDLTINHAIKLSGRRILILGAGGATRGILAPMLEHHPEQITIANRTLGKAEIIAAEFAHLGEVISSDYPNLDRQRFDLIINATSASLNGQLPPLADNLLSEQGCCYDLAYGNEPTTFVRWGIAQHARLSLDGLGMLVEQAAEAFALWRGIRPQTSAVIELLNSERGKTLPSA, encoded by the coding sequence ATGAAAGTTGACGCCTATGCCGTTTTCGGCCAACCGATTACACACAGTAAATCGCCGCGCATACATCAGTTGTTTGCCGAACAAACCGGGCAAACCCTGAGTTATATTGCCCAGGAAGTATCCGCCGACGCCTTCAATTCAGCCGCCGACAAGTTTTTCAGTCAAGGCGGCAAAGGCCTGAACTGTACCGTCCCGCTGAAGGAACTGGCTTGGCGATACGCCGATAACCTCACCGAACGCGCCCGTCTAAGCAAGGCCGTCAACACCCTAGTCCTGCAAGACGACGGCGGCATCCTCGGTGAAAATACCGACGGCACTGGCTTGGTCACGGATTTGACCATCAACCACGCGATAAAATTATCGGGCCGACGGATTTTAATTCTGGGCGCGGGCGGCGCCACTCGCGGCATCCTTGCGCCAATGCTGGAACACCACCCGGAGCAAATCACCATCGCCAACCGCACTCTAGGCAAAGCCGAAATCATTGCCGCCGAATTCGCCCATTTAGGTGAGGTGATCAGCAGCGATTATCCCAACCTGGATCGACAACGGTTTGACTTGATTATCAACGCTACTTCCGCCAGCCTGAACGGTCAATTACCGCCGCTAGCCGACAACCTGCTATCCGAACAAGGTTGCTGTTACGATCTGGCTTACGGCAACGAGCCAACGACATTCGTACGCTGGGGTATTGCACAACATGCCCGCCTGAGCCTTGACGGACTGGGCATGCTGGTGGAACAAGCGGCCGAAGCATTCGCGTTATGGCGAGGTATCCGGCCTCAAACAAGCGCAGTCATCGAACTGCTGAATAGCGAACGCGGTAAAACCCTTCCGTCCGCCTGA
- a CDS encoding HDOD domain-containing protein, translating into MNWFTNLFGKSVSDDSGETQAANRVSTPIARPVRPGPSQALVECQQNLSVEQLKKFAPLRDIDPQIVATLAHTSLLYPKDAIIFEHDQPSDGVYYLLEGELSLHPDSENHYEVREGTTLAALPLNSGKNFGATAHALTDVTILKLSSEINLLWAKQCHEQVSCVELLDIQLPEEISNRQFFDSFTHAYRENKLRLPSLPNVALKLKQAMNRDIGIKQAVDIIHIDPPIVAKLIQVANSPLYASAIPIKNCLDAVNRIGLNATRKLVLGISLKQLFNCKNPELMKGMQQLWKDSLYVSSLSFVLALECSNIDPEDALLAGLVCDIGAIPLLHFAEQFPDKSPNLAELQSSLPYLRGPVGSLVLHTLGFSAELCNIPYLAENWLYDGGDQLTLPDIVILAKLHSYFGTRKSTGLPYINSIPAYSKINEGKLNPDFSLSILHQAQNRIHAAMQLLS; encoded by the coding sequence ATGAATTGGTTTACAAATTTGTTCGGCAAGTCGGTTTCGGACGACTCCGGGGAGACACAAGCGGCCAATCGCGTTTCCACGCCGATTGCCCGCCCCGTGCGTCCTGGCCCTTCTCAAGCATTAGTCGAGTGCCAGCAAAACCTGAGCGTTGAACAATTAAAAAAATTCGCCCCTTTACGCGACATTGACCCACAAATAGTCGCAACCCTTGCCCATACCAGCTTGCTGTATCCCAAGGACGCCATCATCTTTGAACACGACCAGCCATCCGATGGCGTTTACTATCTACTGGAAGGCGAGCTTAGCTTACATCCCGATAGCGAAAACCATTACGAAGTCCGCGAAGGCACGACTCTGGCCGCACTACCGCTGAATAGCGGTAAAAACTTCGGCGCCACGGCCCATGCGCTGACCGATGTCACCATTCTAAAGCTATCTTCCGAAATCAATCTGCTATGGGCCAAACAGTGCCACGAACAAGTATCCTGCGTGGAACTGCTGGATATTCAATTACCCGAAGAAATCAGCAACCGGCAGTTTTTCGATAGTTTTACTCACGCCTATCGAGAAAACAAATTACGCCTACCCTCGCTGCCGAACGTGGCCTTGAAACTGAAGCAGGCCATGAACCGCGACATCGGCATCAAACAAGCGGTAGACATCATCCATATCGATCCACCCATCGTCGCCAAACTGATTCAGGTTGCCAACAGCCCGCTCTATGCATCGGCCATACCGATCAAAAACTGTCTGGATGCCGTCAATCGGATAGGCCTGAATGCCACGCGCAAATTAGTATTAGGTATCAGCCTGAAACAACTGTTCAACTGCAAGAATCCCGAACTGATGAAAGGCATGCAACAGTTGTGGAAAGACAGCCTGTATGTTTCCAGCCTCAGTTTCGTTCTGGCTCTGGAATGCAGCAACATAGACCCCGAAGACGCCCTGCTGGCGGGCCTGGTCTGCGACATCGGCGCGATTCCGTTGTTGCATTTTGCCGAACAGTTCCCGGACAAAAGTCCCAATCTCGCCGAGCTGCAATCCTCGCTGCCCTACCTAAGAGGCCCGGTCGGATCATTGGTGCTGCATACCCTGGGCTTTTCGGCCGAACTCTGCAACATCCCTTATCTGGCGGAAAACTGGCTGTACGATGGCGGCGACCAGCTAACCCTGCCCGACATTGTGATTCTTGCCAAACTGCACAGCTACTTCGGCACCCGAAAATCCACGGGGCTACCCTACATAAATTCGATCCCGGCCTACTCGAAAATCAATGAAGGCAAACTCAATCCGGATTTCTCGCTATCCATTCTGCACCAAGCCCAAAACCGCATTCATGCGGCCATGCAACTGTTATCCTAA
- the ribF gene encoding bifunctional riboflavin kinase/FAD synthetase, producing the protein MRLIRGLNHLEPLHDGCVLTIGNFDGLHLGHQRVIERLAEHGRCLQLPTVAMIFEPQPLEYFLGDHAPSRLTRLREKVIQFAKLPIDELLVLPFNRVLADYDADHFILDILLNKLNIKHLVVGDDFHFGKARRGNFALLQHRGQEFGFSVESTDSFELDGLRISSTLIRDALGEGDLVQAKTLLGRDYSVCGRVAHGDKRGRELGFPTANLQMFRKNSPLVGVFAVTMTGLGGCELRGVANLGNRPTFEGGGKAVLETHLFDFNRDIYGHYVEVHFKAKLRDEARFESLAALKSQIQRDIEAAHDFFRQHPHV; encoded by the coding sequence ATGCGATTAATCCGGGGTTTGAATCATCTTGAGCCGTTACATGACGGCTGCGTGCTGACGATAGGCAATTTCGACGGCTTGCATTTAGGGCACCAACGCGTGATCGAACGCCTGGCCGAGCATGGCCGGTGTTTGCAATTGCCGACGGTGGCGATGATTTTCGAGCCGCAACCGTTGGAATATTTTCTCGGCGATCATGCGCCGTCGCGGCTGACCCGCTTACGTGAAAAAGTGATTCAATTCGCCAAATTGCCGATCGACGAGTTGCTGGTATTGCCGTTCAATCGCGTGCTGGCCGATTACGACGCCGACCATTTCATTCTGGATATTTTGCTGAATAAACTCAACATCAAGCACTTGGTCGTCGGCGACGATTTTCATTTCGGCAAAGCCAGGCGCGGCAATTTTGCCTTGCTGCAACACCGTGGCCAGGAGTTCGGATTTTCGGTCGAATCCACCGATTCGTTCGAGCTGGACGGTCTACGCATCAGCAGCACCCTGATTCGCGACGCGCTAGGCGAGGGCGATTTAGTACAGGCTAAAACCTTGTTGGGGCGCGATTACTCGGTATGCGGCCGGGTTGCTCATGGCGATAAGCGTGGACGCGAGCTGGGTTTTCCGACCGCCAATCTGCAAATGTTCCGCAAGAACAGTCCGCTGGTGGGGGTATTCGCGGTGACGATGACCGGGCTGGGGGGCTGTGAGCTGCGAGGCGTCGCCAATCTGGGTAATCGGCCAACTTTCGAAGGTGGAGGCAAAGCCGTGCTGGAAACCCATTTATTCGATTTCAATCGCGACATCTATGGCCACTATGTCGAAGTTCATTTCAAAGCCAAGCTGCGCGATGAAGCCCGCTTCGAATCACTGGCCGCGTTGAAAAGTCAAATCCAGCGCGACATCGAAGCCGCGCATGATTTTTTCCGGCAACACCCGCATGTCTGA
- a CDS encoding MlaC/ttg2D family ABC transporter substrate-binding protein yields MKRYLKVVLILLFSFFANVLVVAQSSAADLIEPQKLIEDASSQLKVRMQDPGFTKDFRKITEFVHSVIYPRADFDLISSLVLGKLWKEASLSEKDAFKREFQTLLIRTYSRAFVEFKEWNVRFLPINPEEDERKVMVKTEILQPGLQPIAVNYRMLFNKGEWKVYDILIEGVSLVTNYRTSFKNEVERTGSLQEVINQLAKRNNEALAGNNHS; encoded by the coding sequence ATGAAACGTTATTTAAAAGTAGTACTAATTTTGTTGTTTAGTTTTTTTGCAAACGTTCTGGTGGTGGCCCAGTCCAGTGCTGCTGATTTAATCGAGCCGCAAAAGCTGATCGAAGATGCATCCAGTCAGTTAAAAGTGCGGATGCAGGATCCCGGGTTTACCAAGGATTTTCGCAAGATTACCGAGTTTGTACATTCAGTAATCTATCCGCGCGCGGATTTCGATCTGATTTCCTCGTTGGTGCTGGGTAAGCTCTGGAAAGAAGCGTCTTTATCGGAAAAAGATGCGTTTAAAAGAGAGTTTCAAACCTTATTGATCAGAACCTACTCTAGGGCATTTGTCGAATTCAAGGAATGGAATGTCAGGTTTTTGCCGATCAACCCCGAAGAAGACGAGCGTAAGGTGATGGTCAAAACCGAAATATTGCAGCCTGGTTTGCAACCTATCGCGGTGAACTACCGGATGTTGTTCAACAAGGGCGAATGGAAGGTTTACGATATTTTGATCGAAGGGGTCAGTTTGGTCACAAACTATAGAACCAGCTTCAAAAACGAAGTCGAGCGTACCGGTTCCTTGCAGGAAGTGATCAATCAATTGGCTAAACGCAATAACGAAGCCCTGGCCGGCAACAACCATTCATAA
- a CDS encoding DUF1289 domain-containing protein, translating to MIFSGNTRMSDNEKNIESPCVRNCCLNEHNICLGCFRSLEEICNWSRADSRLRQQFLLNAERRRRHYDQTQAGACISKTHSE from the coding sequence ATGATTTTTTCCGGCAACACCCGCATGTCTGACAACGAAAAAAATATCGAATCGCCCTGTGTGCGCAATTGCTGCCTGAATGAGCACAACATTTGTTTGGGTTGTTTTCGATCATTGGAAGAAATTTGCAATTGGTCGCGGGCCGATTCTCGATTACGCCAACAATTTTTGCTGAATGCGGAGCGGAGGCGGCGGCATTACGATCAGACACAAGCCGGGGCATGTATTTCTAAGACACATTCGGAATAG
- the prlC gene encoding oligopeptidase A produces the protein MTNPLLENTELPQFSQILPEHVEPAINQRLSDARQTIERCLQASAPYTWDNLIEPIDEAEDRLNKTWSPVSHMNSVVNSEAMRDAYNACLAKLSEYATEVGQNKALYQAYQSLRDSAEFASLDRAQQRIVTNSLRDFHLSGVDLPADKQARYKEISQQLSKLGSQYEENLLDATNAWHKQITHGDDLAGLPESALAQAKQAAEAEGKDGWLINLQFPSYLAVMTYADNRELRREHYEAFCTRASDQGPHAGRWDNSEVMEQILALRHEKAQLLGFNNYAEYSLSTKMAKSTDDVVKFLEDLADKSWRQARSDLTELKEFAAAEHGIHDLQSWDIGYYSEKMRQHFYQLSQEEVKAYFPDTKVVPGLFAIVERLYGLQISEIKDFDSWHPDVRFYQILDQNGQLRGRFYLDLYARAKKRGGAWMDDCVCRKKTSDGLQNPVAYLTCNFTPPTGNEPALLTHDEVQTLFHEFGHGLHHMLTRIDHLGVSGINGVEWDAVELPSQFMENWCWEKEALSLISGHYQTGEALPDALFDKMLAAKNFQAGMLMVRQLEFSLFDFKIHQNYDPDKGGRIYQILQQVRDQIAVVKVPEFNRFAHSFSHIFAGGYAAGYYSYKWAEVLSADAFSLFEEKGIFDRATGESFLQNILEQGGSDNAMNLFINFRGREPNIDALLRHNGIAA, from the coding sequence ATGACCAATCCCTTGCTCGAAAATACCGAACTTCCCCAATTTTCCCAAATTCTGCCCGAACACGTGGAACCGGCCATCAACCAGCGACTGTCAGACGCCCGGCAAACCATAGAAAGATGCTTGCAAGCCAGTGCGCCTTATACTTGGGACAACCTGATCGAACCGATCGACGAGGCCGAGGATAGGCTGAATAAAACCTGGTCGCCGGTCAGCCACATGAACTCGGTGGTCAACAGCGAAGCGATGCGCGATGCCTACAACGCCTGCCTAGCCAAACTCAGCGAATACGCCACCGAAGTCGGCCAAAACAAAGCACTTTACCAAGCCTACCAGTCCCTCCGCGACAGCGCCGAGTTTGCCTCCCTGGACCGGGCTCAGCAAAGAATCGTCACGAATTCATTGCGCGACTTTCATTTGTCCGGCGTCGACTTGCCAGCCGACAAGCAAGCCCGCTACAAGGAAATCAGCCAACAATTATCGAAACTGGGCAGTCAATACGAAGAAAACCTGCTGGATGCGACCAATGCTTGGCATAAACAGATCACCCATGGCGACGATCTGGCCGGCCTGCCCGAATCGGCGCTGGCGCAAGCCAAACAAGCGGCCGAGGCCGAAGGCAAGGATGGCTGGTTGATTAATCTGCAATTCCCGTCCTATCTGGCGGTCATGACCTACGCCGACAACCGCGAACTACGCCGTGAACACTACGAAGCCTTCTGCACCCGCGCGTCCGACCAAGGCCCGCATGCCGGCCGTTGGGACAATTCGGAGGTGATGGAACAAATCCTGGCCCTACGTCATGAAAAAGCCCAATTGCTGGGTTTTAACAACTACGCCGAATATTCCCTATCGACCAAGATGGCCAAATCGACCGACGATGTAGTGAAATTTCTGGAAGACTTGGCGGATAAATCCTGGCGTCAGGCTCGTAGCGACCTGACCGAGCTGAAGGAGTTCGCCGCCGCCGAACACGGCATCCACGACCTGCAATCCTGGGACATAGGCTATTACTCGGAGAAAATGCGCCAGCATTTCTACCAACTGTCGCAGGAAGAAGTGAAGGCTTATTTCCCCGACACCAAGGTCGTGCCCGGCCTGTTCGCTATCGTCGAGCGGCTTTATGGCCTGCAAATCAGCGAAATCAAAGACTTCGATAGCTGGCATCCAGACGTGCGTTTCTACCAAATCCTCGACCAAAACGGCCAGTTACGGGGACGCTTCTACCTGGATTTGTACGCCCGCGCCAAAAAACGCGGCGGCGCCTGGATGGACGACTGCGTTTGCCGGAAAAAAACCAGCGACGGCTTGCAAAATCCGGTCGCCTATCTGACCTGCAATTTCACGCCGCCGACCGGCAACGAGCCGGCCCTGTTGACCCACGACGAAGTGCAAACCCTGTTCCACGAATTCGGCCATGGTTTGCATCACATGCTGACCCGGATCGACCATTTGGGCGTGTCCGGCATCAACGGCGTCGAGTGGGATGCGGTGGAACTGCCCAGCCAATTCATGGAGAACTGGTGCTGGGAAAAAGAAGCCCTAAGCTTGATTTCCGGCCACTATCAAACCGGCGAAGCATTGCCGGACGCCTTGTTCGACAAAATGCTGGCGGCCAAGAACTTCCAGGCCGGCATGCTGATGGTACGCCAACTGGAATTCAGCCTGTTCGACTTCAAAATCCATCAAAACTATGACCCGGATAAAGGCGGCCGGATTTATCAAATCCTACAACAGGTCCGCGACCAGATCGCGGTGGTAAAAGTACCGGAATTCAACCGCTTCGCCCATAGCTTCTCGCACATTTTCGCCGGCGGTTACGCGGCGGGCTATTACAGCTACAAATGGGCGGAAGTATTGTCGGCGGACGCCTTTTCGCTGTTCGAGGAAAAAGGTATCTTCGACCGCGCCACCGGCGAATCCTTTTTGCAAAACATCCTGGAACAAGGCGGCAGCGACAATGCGATGAACCTATTCATCAATTTCCGCGGCCGGGAACCCAATATCGACGCCTTGTTAAGACACAATGGCATCGCCGCCTAA